A section of the Thermotoga caldifontis AZM44c09 genome encodes:
- a CDS encoding DMT family transporter, which produces MSRTRAVFYLVVTSVLWSLGGLLIKLVDWNPMAIAAGRSAISALLILAYVRRPKFNWGTDQLLAAFFYFGTVTLFVTANKLTTAANAILLQYGAPVYVAIFAPIVLKEKTKTADWFAIGFALFGMVLFFFDELRIENMVGILVAIASGVSFALYIIFMRKQKDASPIESTLLGNILTALVGLPFIFSQSFEFRNVAGVLLLGTVQLGFSYILYSIAIKYVDALEAILIPIIEPILNPIWVYLAYGERPGKWALLGGSIVLLSVTLRYSIPLLLKNFKSTGDRGVRKILRK; this is translated from the coding sequence GCTGATCAAGCTCGTCGACTGGAACCCCATGGCAATCGCCGCAGGCCGTAGTGCCATATCCGCGTTGCTCATCCTCGCCTACGTGAGAAGGCCCAAGTTCAACTGGGGCACGGATCAGCTACTCGCAGCGTTTTTCTATTTTGGAACGGTCACGCTGTTCGTGACGGCGAACAAGCTGACCACCGCCGCCAACGCGATCTTACTTCAATACGGTGCGCCCGTGTACGTGGCCATCTTCGCACCGATAGTCCTGAAAGAAAAAACGAAGACGGCGGATTGGTTCGCCATAGGGTTTGCACTCTTCGGCATGGTGCTGTTCTTCTTCGATGAGCTCAGGATAGAGAACATGGTCGGTATCCTTGTGGCCATTGCGAGTGGGGTCTCCTTCGCGCTCTACATCATCTTCATGAGGAAACAGAAAGACGCTTCTCCGATAGAATCGACCCTTTTAGGAAACATCCTGACGGCGCTCGTGGGACTGCCTTTCATCTTCAGTCAGAGCTTCGAATTTCGAAACGTTGCGGGTGTACTGTTGCTCGGAACAGTGCAGCTCGGTTTTTCCTACATACTCTATTCCATCGCGATCAAGTACGTTGATGCGCTCGAAGCGATACTGATCCCGATCATAGAACCCATACTCAATCCCATCTGGGTCTATTTGGCCTACGGCGAAAGACCAGGAAAATGGGCGCTTCTCGGTGGAAGCATAGTGTTGCTGTCCGTGACGCTCAGATACTCGATACCTCTTCTGCTGAAAAACTTCAAATCGACAGGTGACCGCGGTGTGCGAAAAATTTTAAGAAAATAA
- a CDS encoding ABC transporter ATP-binding protein: MRLLEVQGLKKYYGNVKAVDGISFSLEEGQILALLGPNGAGKTTTVEILEGLRRKDEGRIFYFGREIEVVDETIKKQMGVQLQKGAFFENLTVRETIELFAGLYGVKLNRSRTREIVEMVMLEEKMNSRVKTLSGGQMQRLSFAVAIVNDPKIVFLDEPTTGLDPQARRHIWELIADLKRKGKGVLLTTHYMEEAERLADRILIMDHGKIIAEGTLDRLVNSLDMEDYVEFTVDNADLFLQHMAEVKRANHNRLVLATKNVEESVQKIFAVAKRLDLKIDDLIVRRPNLEDVFIHLTGRSLRD, encoded by the coding sequence TTGAGGTTGTTAGAAGTTCAGGGGTTGAAGAAATATTATGGAAACGTGAAGGCTGTGGACGGCATCTCTTTCTCACTCGAAGAGGGTCAGATTCTTGCGTTGCTGGGCCCCAACGGGGCGGGTAAGACCACCACCGTTGAGATCCTCGAAGGTCTGAGAAGGAAAGATGAAGGTCGGATCTTCTACTTTGGACGAGAAATAGAGGTGGTCGATGAGACCATCAAAAAGCAGATGGGAGTGCAGTTGCAGAAAGGAGCCTTCTTTGAAAACCTGACGGTGAGAGAAACGATAGAGCTCTTCGCCGGTCTCTACGGTGTGAAACTGAACAGATCTCGCACGAGAGAGATCGTGGAGATGGTCATGCTCGAAGAAAAGATGAACAGTCGTGTCAAAACACTCTCGGGTGGGCAGATGCAAAGACTGAGTTTCGCGGTAGCGATCGTGAACGATCCGAAGATCGTTTTCCTCGACGAACCTACGACGGGACTCGATCCTCAAGCGAGGAGGCACATCTGGGAACTGATCGCAGATTTGAAGCGTAAAGGCAAGGGCGTGTTGCTGACCACGCACTACATGGAAGAAGCCGAGCGACTCGCCGATCGCATCCTCATCATGGATCACGGAAAGATCATAGCCGAAGGGACTCTGGATCGGTTGGTGAACAGTCTCGATATGGAGGACTACGTAGAGTTCACGGTGGACAACGCCGATCTGTTCTTACAGCACATGGCGGAAGTGAAACGCGCGAATCACAACAGGCTCGTCTTGGCGACGAAGAATGTGGAAGAGAGCGTTCAAAAGATCTTCGCCGTGGCGAAGCGTCTGGATCTCAAGATAGACGATCTAATCGTTAGACGTCCGAACCTGGAAGACGTTTTCATCCACCTCACGGGCCGAAGCTTGAGAGACTGA
- a CDS encoding ABC transporter permease has product MLKLTKGILLDTLRDFEAVFWPLVFPIILFFILVSVFGGMGTSNPIWFKLGIFQRTQLAGFGKILENVIEQIQPDPFHVVKYEDLSRALKDLQSDKIQLLLEIPDSFNVDLTRAILTSGRSNVSLKVHFLSGKMESETAATILQTILSTLNVEIFKRVRPGNFTEVNFQLSIVSKPNARSFHYATYLFPGILLMAIMSFGFFHLPLWLVFNRTSGLNKRLYASSVTPFEGLFSLVLAQLIVMSISCLLIYTFGYFVYNVSRSIFSWNFIFTLLLSMLVSLSMGLLLVCFFPKPASAVVSGQVLYQIMMFVGGLYFPVLRYNVPSFLKYFALALPSTHLAELLRGALGHSVYNLPIWQMWSIPILWLIASVALFLIRFKWVMGYE; this is encoded by the coding sequence ATGTTGAAGCTGACGAAGGGCATCCTCCTCGACACACTCAGAGATTTCGAGGCCGTCTTCTGGCCACTCGTGTTCCCGATCATACTCTTCTTCATATTAGTTTCGGTCTTCGGAGGTATGGGGACTTCGAATCCGATTTGGTTCAAGCTTGGGATCTTCCAAAGGACACAGCTCGCTGGATTTGGAAAGATCCTCGAGAACGTGATCGAGCAGATCCAGCCGGACCCGTTTCACGTGGTGAAGTACGAGGATCTGTCACGGGCTCTGAAGGATCTTCAATCGGACAAGATACAGCTTCTGCTCGAAATTCCAGACAGTTTCAACGTGGACCTGACGAGGGCGATCCTCACATCGGGTCGGTCCAACGTTTCACTCAAGGTTCATTTTCTGTCTGGAAAGATGGAGTCCGAAACGGCAGCCACGATCTTGCAAACCATCCTGAGCACTTTGAACGTCGAGATCTTCAAAAGGGTCCGGCCCGGAAACTTCACAGAGGTCAACTTCCAGCTCAGCATTGTCAGTAAGCCGAACGCGCGCAGTTTTCACTACGCCACCTATTTGTTCCCCGGGATCTTGCTGATGGCCATCATGTCTTTTGGCTTTTTCCATTTGCCCCTGTGGCTCGTGTTCAACAGAACCTCTGGCTTGAACAAACGATTGTACGCATCTTCTGTCACACCCTTCGAGGGCCTGTTCTCACTCGTGCTTGCGCAGCTGATCGTCATGTCGATTTCGTGCCTTCTCATCTACACTTTTGGATATTTTGTTTACAACGTGAGCAGATCCATCTTCAGCTGGAACTTCATCTTCACGCTGTTGCTCTCGATGCTCGTTTCTCTGTCCATGGGTCTGTTGCTCGTGTGTTTCTTCCCGAAGCCCGCTTCGGCGGTGGTGAGCGGTCAAGTTCTCTATCAGATCATGATGTTCGTGGGTGGTCTGTATTTTCCGGTTCTCAGATACAACGTTCCATCTTTCTTGAAGTACTTCGCCTTGGCTCTGCCATCGACGCACCTTGCGGAGCTTCTTCGCGGCGCGCTCGGCCACTCGGTCTACAACTTGCCGATCTGGCAGATGTGGTCGATACCAATCCTCTGGTTGATCGCTTCCGTTGCGCTGTTCCTGATCAGGTTCAAGTGGGTGATGGGCTATGAATGA
- a CDS encoding ABC transporter permease has protein sequence MNEIVGMTKLIFLDSIRNRVEFFFTVMFPIVFLIIFGFVFAGSSESGKYTVGLVSDLEQIERVIESSGPWKVQRYASVEQLEQDIRDGKISVGVVLKDTQSILYAEGDIELSQRAKMLAVSLKPAIESVINDVPAYLEVERIAQSPLQKEVASLEHILTGVMAISILSNGMFSMVTIFSRYRKQGALKRLIATGVKLRSFLIAVSIVRLSLSFLSLAFIILLSRVMFNAQLAFNWFMLVPTLIFSTFGMMAVGLLIALVFKQPNAASNVASLLNTFMMFFSGVYFPLSWMPSYFRWIGYVLPVKYVADLVRASAKLQLMSPSLFWSVNFVMLLAGLCLLWLSGKLFLRAE, from the coding sequence ATGAATGAGATCGTTGGTATGACGAAACTGATCTTTCTCGATTCGATTCGAAATCGCGTAGAATTCTTCTTCACTGTGATGTTTCCGATCGTTTTTCTGATCATATTCGGTTTCGTCTTCGCTGGTTCATCTGAATCTGGTAAGTACACCGTGGGACTCGTTTCTGATCTCGAACAGATCGAGCGGGTGATAGAAAGTTCAGGTCCGTGGAAAGTTCAACGTTACGCATCGGTAGAACAGCTCGAGCAGGACATCAGGGATGGAAAGATCTCTGTAGGTGTGGTCCTCAAGGACACGCAATCGATCCTGTACGCCGAAGGTGACATCGAGCTGAGCCAGAGGGCGAAGATGCTCGCAGTTTCTTTGAAACCTGCGATCGAGTCTGTGATCAACGACGTGCCAGCGTACTTGGAGGTTGAGAGGATCGCTCAAAGCCCACTCCAAAAAGAGGTTGCTTCCTTGGAGCACATCCTGACCGGTGTGATGGCGATCTCGATCCTTTCGAATGGGATGTTTTCCATGGTGACCATCTTCAGCAGGTACAGAAAACAGGGCGCGTTGAAAAGACTCATCGCCACGGGCGTCAAGCTGAGAAGTTTTCTCATCGCGGTTTCCATCGTGAGACTGTCGCTCAGTTTCCTATCTCTGGCTTTCATCATCCTCCTGAGCAGGGTGATGTTCAACGCTCAGCTGGCCTTCAACTGGTTCATGCTGGTTCCGACCCTCATTTTTTCCACCTTCGGTATGATGGCTGTGGGCTTGCTGATCGCACTCGTTTTCAAACAGCCCAACGCCGCTTCGAACGTCGCCTCGCTTTTGAACACCTTCATGATGTTTTTCTCTGGAGTTTACTTCCCGCTGTCCTGGATGCCATCCTACTTCAGATGGATCGGCTACGTCCTTCCGGTGAAGTACGTGGCAGATCTGGTCCGTGCGAGTGCGAAGCTTCAGCTGATGAGTCCGTCACTCTTCTGGTCGGTCAACTTCGTCATGCTGTTGGCAGGACTGTGCTTGCTGTGGCTCTCTGGTAAACTCTTTTTGAGAGCCGAGTAG
- a CDS encoding DUF6485 family protein codes for MDCVNREKNLKRCNCSYPGCPRKGICCECLAYHRSHGELPACYFSNEAERTWDRSIENFLRTRKG; via the coding sequence TTGGACTGCGTCAACAGAGAGAAGAACCTCAAAAGGTGCAACTGTTCCTATCCGGGTTGTCCGCGCAAGGGTATCTGCTGCGAGTGTCTGGCGTACCACAGGAGCCACGGGGAACTTCCCGCGTGTTATTTCTCCAACGAAGCGGAAAGAACCTGGGATAGATCCATAGAGAATTTCTTGAGAACCAGAAAAGGTTGA